From a region of the Haloferax volcanii DS2 genome:
- a CDS encoding DUF3592 domain-containing protein — MPSDMEFKFNGPSGPLGVALLLILGLGVMGYGGYSYLAQSSALDATETVDATIVSTAIEQVNQRRGTDDYRPQATFRYTYEGERYTSTHMYPGGVSREFETKEDAQSQLGGYEQGATVTAYVPSNSPGDAFLIHESSTKPLYITGFGAALVLGTLVSVLRN; from the coding sequence ATGCCCTCGGACATGGAATTCAAGTTCAATGGCCCATCTGGACCGCTCGGGGTCGCACTCCTCCTTATCTTAGGACTGGGCGTTATGGGGTACGGGGGGTACAGTTACTTGGCCCAATCTTCGGCGTTGGACGCCACGGAGACGGTTGACGCGACTATCGTTTCGACCGCAATCGAACAGGTCAACCAGCGACGAGGGACGGACGATTACAGACCGCAAGCGACTTTCAGATACACCTATGAAGGCGAACGCTATACGTCAACACATATGTATCCCGGAGGTGTTTCGCGCGAATTCGAGACGAAGGAAGACGCTCAATCGCAGTTAGGGGGTTACGAGCAAGGAGCGACCGTGACCGCCTACGTACCATCGAATTCCCCCGGTGACGCGTTCCTGATACATGAGAGCAGCACTAAGCCGCTCTACATAACCGGGTTTGGTGCTGCTCTCGTGCTTGGCACGCTCGTTTCGGTCCTTCGAAACTGA
- a CDS encoding sensor histidine kinase has product MSSVISHDLRNPLDVAKAHLRAARETGDTEHFEAVADAHERMERIIRDVLTISRDRTVLDPTGNVSIEAAAKDAWQSVDTEYATLDVADTLPTATADSGRVQRLFENLFRNAVEHGATADQTLSDDSAGSDSTSSRAANSARAVTVTVGALENGFYVADDGPGIPAGERAVVFEPGYSTREGGTGLGLAIVERIVVAHGWELTLTTAANGGTRVEVWF; this is encoded by the coding sequence GTGAGCAGTGTGATCAGCCACGACCTCCGTAACCCGCTGGACGTCGCCAAGGCCCACCTCCGAGCAGCACGGGAGACAGGTGACACCGAGCACTTCGAGGCAGTAGCCGACGCGCACGAGCGAATGGAACGTATCATCCGCGACGTACTGACTATCTCGCGGGACCGAACCGTGTTGGACCCGACCGGCAACGTCTCGATAGAAGCCGCCGCGAAGGATGCGTGGCAATCCGTCGATACCGAGTACGCCACGCTGGATGTGGCGGACACACTCCCGACTGCGACTGCCGACTCTGGACGCGTCCAGCGACTGTTCGAGAATCTGTTCCGGAACGCCGTGGAACATGGTGCCACGGCCGACCAGACACTGTCCGATGACAGCGCGGGGAGCGACTCCACGAGCAGTCGGGCGGCGAACTCGGCGCGCGCGGTGACCGTCACAGTAGGCGCGTTGGAAAACGGCTTCTACGTCGCAGATGACGGGCCGGGTATTCCCGCGGGTGAGCGAGCGGTCGTCTTCGAACCGGGATACTCGACTCGGGAGGGGGGGACCGGCCTCGGTCTCGCAATTGTCGAGCGAATCGTCGTCGCACACGGATGGGAGCTGACCCTCACGACCGCAGCGAACGGCGGGACGCGCGTTGAGGTATGGTTCTAA
- a CDS encoding bacterio-opsin activator domain-containing protein, whose translation MDDRLRHAPVGVLAVSADGTVNDINEVARSRIGAAGDVVGAPLAEVFPRSVEDSLLLAFEGSSITETSFEEYYPELERWLGVSVASTDDGVAIYVEDVTERRRHEQSVEKLRIEHKRTAVIETVLSEILTELVGATSRAEIAETICRSLGETDIYEFAWVGEREIGSDSLVLHAAAGDTGETVAAVRDALDDETTTTLEERAVETGRLQAAQPLVDDSQVPDSVGTAGFADGVQSALAVPLVYGSNVHGVVGIYASGTEAFSDRAYTSFETLGDVAGFAVTAARNRNLLLSDSVAELTFEVGDGSVVSRLSKALDSTLRLEGVVPHGDDALLCFVSVEGSTMQAVEGAAADIAGIDDLRAIRESESGGSVELTVRGSTPLLAISSLGGTVRRANFDSGTGRIVVELPPDGDVRRIADAVSRDYNMEFVAKEERERSVTTAREFRDALHDALTERQRTALQTAYFADYFESPRGSTAEEVAASLDITGSTLLYHLRAGQRKLLDAYLNESSRSSETR comes from the coding sequence ATGGATGACCGACTCCGGCACGCACCCGTCGGCGTCCTCGCCGTCTCGGCGGATGGGACCGTGAACGATATCAACGAGGTCGCGCGGTCGCGCATCGGTGCCGCGGGAGACGTAGTCGGTGCCCCACTCGCCGAGGTGTTCCCCCGGTCCGTCGAGGATTCGCTGCTGCTCGCATTCGAGGGGAGTTCCATTACGGAAACGTCCTTTGAGGAGTACTATCCCGAGTTGGAACGCTGGCTCGGCGTCTCCGTCGCGTCTACTGACGACGGGGTCGCCATCTACGTCGAAGATGTGACGGAGCGGAGACGCCACGAGCAGTCGGTCGAGAAACTGCGGATCGAGCACAAGCGGACGGCCGTCATCGAAACCGTGCTTTCGGAAATCCTCACAGAACTCGTCGGAGCAACGTCTCGCGCGGAAATCGCCGAGACCATCTGCCGCAGCCTCGGAGAGACGGATATTTACGAGTTCGCCTGGGTCGGTGAGCGCGAAATCGGGAGCGACAGTCTCGTCCTTCACGCCGCCGCTGGCGACACCGGCGAGACCGTTGCAGCCGTCCGCGACGCGCTCGACGACGAGACGACCACGACGCTGGAAGAGCGTGCGGTAGAGACCGGGCGTCTGCAAGCGGCGCAACCGCTCGTCGATGACTCTCAAGTCCCGGACTCGGTCGGAACCGCCGGATTTGCGGACGGCGTCCAATCAGCGCTCGCGGTTCCGCTCGTGTACGGCTCGAACGTACACGGTGTGGTCGGCATCTACGCCAGCGGAACCGAGGCGTTCTCGGACCGAGCGTACACCAGTTTCGAGACGTTAGGTGATGTCGCCGGCTTCGCGGTCACCGCCGCTCGGAACCGGAATCTACTGCTCTCAGATAGCGTCGCGGAGCTCACCTTCGAAGTTGGTGACGGGTCGGTCGTATCTCGATTGAGTAAGGCTCTGGATTCGACGTTGCGACTGGAGGGAGTCGTACCGCACGGAGATGACGCACTACTTTGCTTCGTCTCGGTCGAGGGCTCGACTATGCAGGCGGTCGAGGGGGCTGCCGCTGACATCGCCGGTATCGACGATTTGAGAGCCATTCGCGAGTCTGAGTCGGGGGGGTCCGTGGAACTCACCGTCAGGGGGTCCACTCCGTTGCTCGCCATCTCGTCTCTCGGTGGGACTGTTCGCCGTGCGAACTTCGACAGTGGTACCGGCCGAATCGTCGTAGAGCTGCCACCAGACGGCGACGTGCGGCGTATCGCAGACGCGGTCAGCCGCGACTACAACATGGAGTTCGTCGCCAAAGAGGAACGAGAGCGCTCCGTGACCACCGCTCGTGAATTCAGAGACGCGTTGCACGACGCCTTGACGGAGCGACAACGAACCGCACTTCAGACCGCGTACTTCGCGGACTACTTCGAATCACCCCGTGGAAGCACAGCCGAAGAAGTCGCTGCCTCCCTCGATATCACCGGCTCGACGCTCCTCTACCACCTCCGAGCGGGACAACGGAAGCTCCTCGACGCGTATCTCAACGAGAGTTCGCGGTCCTCCGAGACGCGTTGA
- a CDS encoding response regulator transcription factor encodes MPGTDGAADVRALIVDDEREVADAYALRLRGYCEVETAYGGEEALSVIRDSPVDIVLLDRHMPGLSGDDVLTELDERDFSGRVVMVTAVDPGVEVLDMPFDDYLCKPVDREDVRAVIDQQQRILAYETLGEFFRVEAKRAVLEAELSPERRREHEGYDETAARARRLERRTRRLLPDDSILDQFDEIEREGV; translated from the coding sequence ATGCCCGGAACAGATGGTGCGGCGGACGTTCGCGCGCTCATCGTGGACGACGAGCGGGAAGTAGCGGACGCGTACGCGTTGCGCTTGCGAGGCTACTGCGAGGTCGAAACCGCATACGGCGGTGAGGAGGCGCTCTCGGTTATCCGCGATTCACCGGTCGACATCGTCCTCTTAGATCGTCATATGCCGGGACTGTCCGGTGACGACGTGTTGACCGAACTCGACGAACGCGACTTCTCTGGCCGTGTCGTCATGGTGACCGCGGTCGACCCCGGAGTGGAAGTCCTGGATATGCCGTTCGACGACTACCTGTGTAAGCCCGTCGACCGGGAGGACGTGCGCGCCGTAATCGACCAGCAGCAACGGATTCTCGCCTACGAGACGCTCGGAGAATTCTTTCGCGTCGAGGCCAAGCGCGCGGTACTCGAAGCGGAACTGAGCCCGGAGCGACGCCGTGAACACGAGGGATACGATGAGACCGCAGCGCGGGCGCGACGGCTCGAACGACGAACGCGGCGGCTGTTGCCGGACGACAGCATTCTCGACCAGTTCGACGAAATCGAGCGCGAAGGCGTCTGA
- a CDS encoding winged helix-turn-helix domain-containing protein: protein MTAHPEASRSKQPLERTETDDLTTAELFDLFGDKYTRRVYEAVAEQPRCGRDVAEAADVSRPTAYRRLNALRDAGLVRTEMSICEDGHHRERFEAVPTSLSVSLDENGIDAMVSVSG from the coding sequence ATGACCGCCCACCCCGAAGCATCCAGGTCGAAGCAGCCGCTCGAACGAACCGAGACCGACGACCTCACGACGGCGGAGCTCTTCGACCTCTTCGGTGACAAGTACACCCGCCGCGTCTACGAAGCCGTCGCCGAGCAACCCCGGTGTGGCAGGGATGTCGCCGAAGCCGCCGACGTCTCACGGCCGACGGCGTACCGCCGCCTCAACGCCCTTCGCGACGCAGGGCTCGTGCGAACCGAGATGTCCATCTGTGAGGACGGACACCATCGAGAGCGGTTCGAGGCCGTCCCCACCTCGCTTTCGGTCTCCCTCGACGAGAACGGCATCGATGCGATGGTTAGTGTCTCGGGCTAG
- a CDS encoding ATP-binding protein: MAFQSTLGALALNAAAVVLLGRTTWTAFQSREQPSAEPFISLLAALTLWAVFAFGSDLPGASSVAVLSTLLSFGQIGAALVIPGIWVVYALSYTGRGTGLTRKRVALLAGIALPVLLSGLTIVVGPSETAVEYMIASLIGTEVLYLFALYLYATYLLVDLGGNHARVSNTHVAILTGGVSAPYLPSLAGNSATLPGSTTVGLLVAGVLLAVAVRRYPVMIGFPKADYVARTRVVETLQEAIFVLDWDDHVLDVNETTAALFDRSAATIIGAPIRSVVDGLERADLSVGASGTVALQTSKGRRQFQYSVSAVTESATDEEDNPVARTALFRDVTDRRTREQRLTVLNRILRHNVRNDLDVVLAYADHVDDEEIRTGIRDSTTDLLELSEKVREAEELMSASTEPPESVALTGVAKSVADQFRTGDNPAEITLDSPDDVSVTAHRTVLQQVLTELVENAIIHSDKDSPAVELRVRERSDASAELVVADDGPGLPEREQEILAAGTETQLKHGQGIGLWFVNWAVTQMGGELRFQPNTPDGSIVTIRLYDGVT, from the coding sequence ATGGCGTTCCAATCGACACTAGGTGCGCTCGCTCTCAACGCCGCGGCGGTCGTTCTCCTTGGCCGGACCACATGGACGGCGTTCCAGTCTCGGGAGCAACCCAGTGCGGAACCGTTCATCTCGCTCCTCGCTGCGCTGACGCTGTGGGCCGTATTCGCCTTCGGATCCGACCTCCCGGGCGCATCGTCCGTCGCTGTGCTTTCGACGCTGTTGTCGTTTGGCCAAATCGGGGCCGCACTGGTCATCCCGGGTATCTGGGTCGTGTACGCGCTCAGCTACACCGGTCGTGGAACCGGTCTGACGCGGAAGCGAGTCGCGCTGCTCGCCGGAATCGCACTCCCGGTTCTCTTGAGCGGGCTTACCATCGTGGTCGGGCCGTCGGAGACGGCCGTCGAATACATGATCGCCTCGCTAATCGGCACGGAAGTCCTGTACCTGTTCGCACTGTACCTGTACGCGACGTACCTCTTGGTTGACCTCGGTGGCAACCACGCCAGGGTGTCGAACACACACGTCGCAATCCTCACCGGTGGCGTTTCAGCGCCCTACCTGCCCAGCCTCGCGGGGAACAGTGCCACGCTCCCCGGCAGTACGACGGTTGGCCTGCTCGTGGCCGGCGTCCTCCTCGCGGTTGCCGTGCGACGGTATCCCGTCATGATCGGCTTCCCGAAAGCCGATTACGTCGCACGGACGCGTGTGGTAGAAACCTTACAGGAGGCGATTTTCGTCCTCGATTGGGACGACCACGTTCTCGACGTGAACGAGACGACCGCGGCGTTGTTCGACAGGTCGGCAGCGACGATAATCGGAGCGCCGATTCGGTCGGTCGTCGACGGGCTCGAACGGGCGGACCTCTCCGTGGGTGCCAGCGGAACGGTCGCACTCCAGACCTCGAAGGGCCGCCGACAGTTCCAATACAGCGTCTCCGCGGTCACCGAATCCGCGACGGATGAGGAGGACAACCCGGTCGCCAGAACGGCCCTCTTCCGAGACGTGACAGACCGGCGAACCCGTGAACAGCGACTCACAGTCCTCAACCGAATCCTCCGTCACAACGTGCGAAACGACTTGGATGTCGTCCTCGCCTACGCCGACCACGTCGATGACGAAGAGATACGAACCGGTATCCGAGACAGTACGACGGACCTGCTCGAACTGAGTGAGAAAGTCAGAGAGGCCGAGGAACTCATGTCAGCAAGTACCGAACCACCGGAATCGGTCGCTCTTACGGGCGTTGCGAAATCGGTGGCCGACCAGTTCCGAACCGGTGACAATCCGGCCGAAATAACGCTTGACTCCCCCGACGATGTCTCGGTCACCGCTCACCGAACGGTACTTCAGCAGGTGCTCACTGAGCTAGTCGAAAACGCAATCATTCACTCGGACAAGGACTCGCCGGCCGTCGAACTCCGGGTTCGAGAGCGTTCGGACGCATCGGCTGAACTCGTCGTGGCGGACGACGGGCCGGGACTTCCCGAACGGGAACAGGAGATTCTCGCTGCTGGGACCGAGACGCAACTCAAACACGGTCAGGGAATCGGGCTCTGGTTCGTCAACTGGGCCGTCACCCAGATGGGGGGCGAGCTTCGGTTCCAGCCGAACACTCCGGACGGAAGTATCGTTACGATTCGCCTCTACGACGGGGTCACGTAG
- a CDS encoding RDD family protein: MGDSTDVGAPPAPESTVVDASQSGHQSNASGTWSSPGGISDGETLLSVVYAFQAKHRVGMADSNPEEHCGIGIRGVAIGIDSFVWIALLFVSILVAGVFTGQVETSAQGLNTDLEEGSASMALGLWLVLALGYHTVMEWQFGKTIGKALVNIRVTSTGGAGLTLGTASIRNVLRLVDWFPGLYLVGVVGIAVSDRQQRLGDRLAGTTVVSA; this comes from the coding sequence GTGGGCGATTCCACCGACGTGGGCGCACCTCCCGCGCCGGAGAGCACCGTCGTTGACGCGAGCCAGTCCGGGCATCAGTCGAACGCGTCTGGAACGTGGTCGTCTCCCGGCGGCATTTCCGACGGAGAAACACTGCTCTCGGTTGTTTACGCTTTCCAAGCGAAGCACCGTGTAGGCATGGCCGATTCAAACCCTGAGGAGCACTGTGGTATCGGAATCCGAGGCGTCGCAATTGGAATCGATTCGTTCGTGTGGATTGCGCTGCTATTCGTTTCGATTTTGGTCGCAGGAGTGTTCACCGGACAGGTCGAGACAAGCGCACAAGGGCTGAACACGGATTTAGAAGAGGGCTCTGCGTCGATGGCGCTGGGACTGTGGCTCGTTTTGGCGCTCGGCTATCACACCGTCATGGAGTGGCAGTTCGGGAAGACGATCGGGAAGGCGCTCGTGAACATCCGCGTGACGAGTACCGGTGGGGCCGGCCTTACGCTCGGCACCGCCTCGATACGGAACGTGTTACGTCTCGTCGATTGGTTCCCCGGTTTGTACCTCGTCGGCGTCGTCGGGATTGCGGTGTCGGACCGGCAGCAGCGCCTCGGTGACAGGCTGGCGGGAACCACGGTCGTCAGTGCGTGA
- a CDS encoding MgtC/SapB family protein — protein MVEELTSQVDPVIVRLFVAAALGMFLGLERERSKKSAGVRTFTLTSLLGGIAVAVGSDILLAVGGLLVVVQAVLLGSRGLFDRGPNGRGDGADSQDDAETEGGDESDARRDDDSTADSAARLDDLGVSLSLTTSTSLLVAYAVGAAVVSGFVIEGVVVALTSSLLLVLRRELHGFARRLTTDEVRSAVEFAIIAFVVYPLLPERQVGPWDAVSPRTVWLLVVAVSAIGFVNYVIIRRYGERGIAITGFFGGLVNSTAVIGEIAGRTTRNPSIRPLAAAAILMADAAMALRNLSLVAVFVPELAVEVGVPLGLVALAGVGYALHSREWNVDLDVAFESPFSLESALRFGVFFLLVLLASAAAQEYFGATGFVVTSFLGGLVSSGSVVTTAVTLYDGGTIGGTTAVVGVLAGTAASIAVKVALAASVDRELLGPVARRSGLLVVAGVVGVVIVTTVGFQP, from the coding sequence ATGGTCGAAGAGTTAACCTCGCAGGTCGACCCCGTCATCGTCCGCCTGTTCGTCGCGGCGGCGTTAGGGATGTTCCTCGGCTTGGAGCGCGAGCGGTCGAAAAAGAGCGCCGGCGTTCGAACGTTCACCCTGACGAGCCTCCTCGGCGGCATCGCCGTCGCAGTCGGGAGCGACATCCTTCTGGCGGTCGGGGGCCTGTTGGTGGTCGTCCAGGCGGTGTTGCTCGGGAGTCGCGGGCTGTTCGACCGCGGGCCGAACGGGCGGGGCGACGGAGCCGACTCGCAGGACGACGCCGAAACCGAAGGCGGCGACGAGTCCGATGCCCGCCGCGACGACGACAGCACCGCTGACAGCGCCGCTCGATTAGACGACCTCGGCGTGAGCCTCTCGCTCACTACGTCCACGTCGCTTCTGGTCGCCTACGCGGTCGGCGCGGCGGTCGTAAGCGGCTTCGTCATCGAGGGCGTCGTCGTCGCGCTCACCTCGTCGCTCCTGTTGGTCCTGCGGCGAGAACTCCACGGGTTCGCGCGGCGACTGACGACCGACGAGGTCCGAAGCGCCGTCGAGTTCGCCATCATCGCGTTCGTCGTCTACCCGTTGCTCCCCGAAAGACAGGTCGGTCCGTGGGACGCCGTCAGCCCCCGGACCGTCTGGCTGCTCGTCGTCGCGGTGAGCGCAATCGGCTTCGTCAACTACGTCATCATCCGGCGATATGGCGAGCGCGGTATCGCCATCACGGGGTTTTTCGGCGGGCTGGTGAATTCGACGGCCGTCATCGGCGAGATAGCCGGGCGGACCACACGAAACCCGTCGATTCGGCCGCTCGCGGCCGCCGCGATTCTGATGGCCGACGCGGCAATGGCGCTGCGGAACCTCTCGCTCGTCGCCGTGTTCGTCCCGGAACTCGCGGTCGAGGTGGGGGTTCCACTCGGTCTCGTCGCGCTCGCCGGAGTGGGCTACGCGCTGCACTCCCGCGAGTGGAACGTCGACCTCGACGTGGCGTTCGAGTCGCCGTTCAGCCTCGAAAGCGCCCTCCGATTCGGCGTCTTCTTCCTCCTCGTGTTGCTCGCCTCCGCGGCGGCACAGGAGTACTTCGGCGCGACCGGGTTCGTCGTGACGAGCTTCCTCGGCGGACTCGTGTCGAGCGGCTCGGTCGTTACGACCGCCGTCACGCTCTACGACGGCGGCACTATCGGCGGGACGACCGCGGTCGTCGGCGTCCTCGCCGGCACCGCCGCGAGCATCGCGGTCAAGGTCGCGCTCGCGGCGAGCGTCGACCGGGAGCTTCTCGGGCCGGTGGCCCGGCGAAGCGGGCTCCTCGTGGTCGCCGGCGTCGTCGGCGTCGTCATCGTCACTACCGTCGGCTTTCAGCCGTGA
- a CDS encoding disulfide bond formation protein B → MSDATRATLAAGTLVALAATSGSLYFSLGLGLTPCDLCWYQRILMYPLVVVLGVAAVEDRPDVWKTVLPLSLGGLALSAYHSYLQVAPGATCTVGGPCTSIQYSMLGGLLTIPRLAFIGFALVTVLAVAVARVGGETDDAWGI, encoded by the coding sequence GTGTCGGACGCGACGCGCGCCACGCTCGCAGCAGGGACTCTCGTCGCGCTCGCCGCGACGAGCGGGAGCCTCTACTTCAGCCTCGGCCTCGGACTGACGCCCTGCGACCTCTGTTGGTACCAGCGCATCCTGATGTACCCGCTCGTCGTGGTGCTCGGGGTCGCCGCAGTCGAGGACCGACCCGACGTCTGGAAGACGGTGCTCCCCCTCTCGCTCGGCGGCCTCGCGCTTTCGGCCTACCATTCGTACCTGCAAGTCGCGCCCGGAGCGACCTGTACCGTCGGCGGCCCGTGTACGTCCATCCAGTATTCGATGCTCGGGGGCCTCCTGACGATTCCCCGACTCGCGTTCATCGGGTTCGCGCTCGTGACGGTTCTCGCGGTCGCCGTGGCCCGTGTCGGCGGCGAGACCGACGACGCGTGGGGCATCTAA
- a CDS encoding DASH family cryptochrome, with protein sequence MSEPTSLAWFRRDHRLHDNAAFAAACDADRVVPVYCVDPREYGDRPFGGPDSFDFEKTGAHRARFRLESLADLRASLRDRGSDLVVREGRPESVLPEVAAAVDADFVTVHTRPTPEESRVESAVETELRDGGVELRRFWGHTLTHLDGLPMALSDLPDTYTTFRKAVELAAEDAGTGDAAAGDEHASDGDPGGRDPLPEPTVPPLPDDAPDAGDLPAVSDLVGTADANADRAPDDRGVLPFDGGETAALDRVESYIWAGDHLREYKEARNGLLGADYSSKFSPWLNEGCLSPRYVKAEVDRYEDRRVENDSTYWLVFELRWRDFFQFQFAKHGSDCFHREGIRERTDIDWRRDDAQFERWAAGKTGIPFVDANMRELNATGYMSNRGRQNAASFLANDLRLDWRRGAAYFETRLVDYDPASNYGNWAYIAGVGNDSRERSFDVRWQANRYDEDAEYVKTWLPELDALPAEYAHEPWKLSGAEQASYGVELGVDYPEPMVDFSD encoded by the coding sequence ATGTCCGAGCCAACTTCGCTCGCGTGGTTCCGCCGCGACCACCGTCTGCACGACAACGCGGCGTTCGCGGCCGCCTGCGACGCCGACCGCGTGGTTCCCGTCTACTGCGTGGACCCGCGCGAGTACGGCGACCGACCGTTCGGCGGCCCCGACTCCTTCGACTTCGAGAAGACCGGCGCGCACCGCGCCCGCTTCCGCCTCGAATCGCTGGCCGACCTGCGGGCGTCGCTCCGCGACCGCGGAAGCGACCTCGTCGTCCGCGAGGGTCGCCCCGAGTCCGTCCTCCCCGAGGTGGCCGCCGCCGTCGACGCCGACTTCGTGACGGTCCACACGCGCCCGACACCCGAGGAGTCGCGCGTCGAATCGGCGGTCGAAACGGAACTTCGAGACGGCGGCGTCGAACTCCGGCGCTTCTGGGGGCACACGCTCACCCACCTCGACGGCCTCCCGATGGCGCTTTCCGACCTCCCGGACACGTACACGACGTTTCGGAAGGCGGTCGAATTGGCCGCCGAAGACGCCGGGACGGGCGATGCAGCAGCCGGCGACGAGCACGCGAGCGACGGCGACCCCGGCGGCCGCGACCCGCTTCCCGAACCGACCGTCCCGCCGCTTCCCGACGACGCGCCCGACGCGGGCGACCTCCCCGCGGTCTCGGACCTCGTCGGAACCGCGGACGCGAACGCCGACCGCGCTCCCGACGACCGCGGCGTCCTCCCCTTCGACGGCGGCGAGACGGCCGCGCTCGACCGCGTTGAGTCGTACATCTGGGCGGGCGACCACCTCCGCGAGTACAAGGAGGCGCGGAACGGGCTGCTCGGAGCCGACTACTCCTCGAAGTTCTCGCCGTGGCTGAACGAGGGCTGTCTCTCGCCGCGGTACGTCAAGGCCGAGGTGGACCGCTACGAGGACCGCCGAGTCGAAAACGACTCGACGTACTGGCTCGTATTCGAACTCCGCTGGCGCGACTTCTTCCAGTTCCAGTTCGCCAAACACGGGAGCGACTGCTTCCACCGCGAGGGCATCCGCGAACGGACCGATATCGACTGGCGACGCGACGACGCGCAGTTCGAGCGCTGGGCGGCGGGGAAAACTGGTATCCCCTTCGTCGACGCGAACATGCGAGAACTGAACGCGACGGGTTACATGTCGAACCGCGGGCGGCAGAACGCGGCGTCGTTCCTCGCCAACGACCTCAGACTGGACTGGCGACGCGGCGCGGCCTACTTCGAGACGCGACTCGTCGACTACGACCCCGCGTCGAACTACGGCAACTGGGCCTACATCGCGGGCGTCGGCAACGACTCGCGGGAGCGCTCGTTCGACGTGCGCTGGCAGGCGAACCGCTACGACGAGGACGCCGAGTACGTGAAAACGTGGCTCCCCGAACTCGACGCGTTACCCGCCGAATACGCTCACGAACCGTGGAAACTGAGCGGGGCCGAACAGGCGTCCTACGGCGTCGAGTTGGGCGTGGACTACCCCGAACCGATGGTCGATTTCTCCGATTAG
- a CDS encoding DUF7344 domain-containing protein, which yields MDDADSSTPPGDEEQADDSLDEADIHDVLRNERRRLALERLRDGDGPESVGDLAEHIAEIESGESPPPKNVRQSVYISLHQTHLPKLDSLRIVAYDSRAKTVSLGSSAAELDYFLDDAEPTQAPFALLSLATCLAGLALLFAGWMGVPVIDRVDPRLVAGLALTAVAVVAGAELGLRTRSRT from the coding sequence ATGGACGACGCTGACTCGTCGACTCCGCCCGGAGACGAAGAACAGGCGGACGACTCGCTCGACGAGGCCGACATCCACGACGTGCTCAGAAACGAGCGGCGACGGCTCGCGCTCGAACGGTTGCGCGACGGTGACGGGCCGGAGTCGGTCGGTGACCTCGCGGAGCACATCGCCGAGATAGAGTCCGGCGAGTCGCCGCCCCCGAAGAACGTTCGCCAGAGCGTCTACATCTCGCTGCATCAGACCCATCTGCCCAAGCTCGATTCGCTCCGCATCGTCGCGTACGACTCGCGGGCGAAGACTGTCTCGCTCGGGTCGAGCGCGGCCGAACTCGACTACTTCTTGGACGACGCGGAGCCGACGCAAGCTCCCTTCGCGCTCCTGTCGCTCGCGACCTGTCTCGCCGGGCTCGCGCTCCTCTTCGCCGGCTGGATGGGCGTCCCCGTCATCGACCGCGTGGACCCGCGGCTCGTCGCCGGGCTCGCGCTCACCGCCGTCGCCGTCGTCGCCGGCGCAGAGCTCGGATTGCGGACGCGAAGCCGAACGTAG